One part of the Amphiprion ocellaris isolate individual 3 ecotype Okinawa chromosome 24, ASM2253959v1, whole genome shotgun sequence genome encodes these proteins:
- the LOC111566551 gene encoding gap junction beta-2 protein-like isoform X1 has translation MSWPALYTQLVGANRHSTSLGKIWLSVLFIFRVLVLVVAAESVWGDEQSDFICNTLQPGCENVCYDQFFPVSHIRLWCLQLVFVSTPTLLVAMYVSYRNHKDKKRLLQSSGRAGFLGNKGQDEELETLKKRRLPIAGALWWTYACSLVFRLLFEAGFMYALYVVYDGFQMPRLVQCDQWPCPNLVDCFISRPTEKTIFTVFMATASSICMVLNMAELAYLVAKAVTRALCGQRERKTSRGKMHNQKSLVST, from the exons ATGTCTTGGCCGGCTCTCTATACTCAGCTGGTCGGGGCGAACCGTCACTCCACCAGTCTGGGTAAGATCTGGCTCTCGGTGCTGTTTATTTTCCGGGTCCTGGTGCTGGTTGTTGCTGCAGAGAGCGTCTGGGGGGACGAGCAGTCGGACTTCATCTGTAACACGCTACAG ccAGGCTGTGAGAACGTCTGCTATGATCAGTTCTTTCCCGTCTCCCACATCCGTCTCTGGTGTCTTCAGTTGGTCTTCGTCTCCACACCGACGCTGCTGGTCGCCATGTATGTGTCCTATCGGAACCACAAAGACAAGAAGAGGCTGCTGCAG AGTTCTGGCCGAGCTGGTTTCCTCGGCAACAAGGGCCAAGACGAGGAGCTGGAGACTCTGAAGAAGCGCAGACTCCCCATAGCCGGAGCTCTGTGGTGGACCTACGCCTGCAGCCTGGTGTTCAGGCTGCTGTTTGAGGCAGGATTCAT GTACGCCCTGTACGTGGTCTACGATGGTTTCCAGATGCCCCGGCTGGTGCAGTGTGACCAGTGGCCCTGCCCCAACCTGGTGGACTGTTTCATCTCACGGCCCACTGAGAAAACCATCTTCACTGTTTTCATGGCCACGGCCTCGTCCATCTGCATGGTCCTAAACATGGCTGAACTTGCATATCTTGTCGCCAAGGCTGTCACTAG GGCTCTGTGTGGTCAGAGGGAGAGGAAAACCAGCAGGGGCAAAATGCACAACCAGAAGTCACTTGTCTCAACCTGA
- the LOC111566551 gene encoding gap junction beta-6 protein-like isoform X2, with translation MSWPALYTQLVGANRHSTSLGKIWLSVLFIFRVLVLVVAAESVWGDEQSDFICNTLQPGCENVCYDQFFPVSHIRLWCLQLVFVSTPTLLVAMYVSYRNHKDKKRLLQSSGRAGFLGNKGQDEELETLKKRRLPIAGALWWTYACSLVFRLLFEAGFMYALYVVYDGFQMPRLVQCDQWPCPNLVDCFISRPTEKTIFTVFMATASSICMVLNMAELAYLVAKAVTR, from the exons ATGTCTTGGCCGGCTCTCTATACTCAGCTGGTCGGGGCGAACCGTCACTCCACCAGTCTGGGTAAGATCTGGCTCTCGGTGCTGTTTATTTTCCGGGTCCTGGTGCTGGTTGTTGCTGCAGAGAGCGTCTGGGGGGACGAGCAGTCGGACTTCATCTGTAACACGCTACAG ccAGGCTGTGAGAACGTCTGCTATGATCAGTTCTTTCCCGTCTCCCACATCCGTCTCTGGTGTCTTCAGTTGGTCTTCGTCTCCACACCGACGCTGCTGGTCGCCATGTATGTGTCCTATCGGAACCACAAAGACAAGAAGAGGCTGCTGCAG AGTTCTGGCCGAGCTGGTTTCCTCGGCAACAAGGGCCAAGACGAGGAGCTGGAGACTCTGAAGAAGCGCAGACTCCCCATAGCCGGAGCTCTGTGGTGGACCTACGCCTGCAGCCTGGTGTTCAGGCTGCTGTTTGAGGCAGGATTCAT GTACGCCCTGTACGTGGTCTACGATGGTTTCCAGATGCCCCGGCTGGTGCAGTGTGACCAGTGGCCCTGCCCCAACCTGGTGGACTGTTTCATCTCACGGCCCACTGAGAAAACCATCTTCACTGTTTTCATGGCCACGGCCTCGTCCATCTGCATGGTCCTAAACATGGCTGAACTTGCATATCTTGTCGCCAAGGCTGTCACTAGGTAG
- the LOC111566544 gene encoding gap junction alpha-3 protein-like has product MGDWSFLGRLLENAQEHSTVIGKVWLTVLFIFRILVLGAAAEEVWGDEQSDFTCNTQQPGCENVCYDEAFPISHIRFWVLQIIFVSTPTLIYLGHVLHIVRMEEKRREREEELRKAGRHQEDHDPLYRNGVGDGGGGGGGKKEKPPIRDEHGKIRIRGALLRTYIFNIIFKTLFEVGFILGQYFLYGFHLRPLYKCGRWPCPNTVDCFISRPTEKTIFIIFMLVVACVSLVLNLLEIYHLGWKKVKQGVTNEFAPDSKSLRFSGDGPGDAETIPEQTSPSVLDCLPTYATVSVGGRAGEGAYSPTESSPTVISLNPDMATAPVPAGFKTDALRPEEFLLEALPASCYSNGEKVSIGSHGQLAAMEQNWSNMTLELQSLDGKNSSSSYPPPLPSPPTSASSSPQEEIPPSPEEEQRSTCPTLPRNTPLSALTPEESAVDQVSTAPCTVQQDDVTVVTRAEMHQPAAAVGTDIRKSSRVSKSSGVRARPDDLAV; this is encoded by the exons ATGGGTGACTGGAGCTTTCTAGGGCGACTGCTGGAGAATGCTCAAGAACACTCCACTGTAATTGGAAAG GTTTGGCTCACTGTCCTCTTCATCTTTCGGATCTTAGTGCTGGGAGCAGCGGCCGAAGAAGTCTGGGGTGACGAGCAGTCGGACTTCACCTGCAACACGCAGCAGCCCGGTTGCGAGAACGTCTGCTACGACGAGGCCTTCCCCATCTCCCACATCCGTTTCTGGGTGCTGCAGATTATCTTCGTCTCCACGCCCACCCTCATCTACCTGGGCCATGTGCTGCACATTGTCCGcatggaggagaagaggagggagagggaggaggagctgAGGAAGGCCGGACGGCACCAGGAGGACCACGACCCTCTCTATCGCAATGGGGTTggtgacggaggaggaggaggtggcgggaaaaaagagaaacccCCCATCCGGGATGAGCATGGGAAGATCCGCATCCGTGGGGCCTTGCTGAGGACCTACATCTTCAACatcatcttcaagactctgttTGAGGTGGGCTTCATCTTGGGACAGTACTTCCTCTATGGCTTCCACCTGAGGCCGCTCTATAAATGTGGCCGCTGGCCCTGCCCTAATACTGTGGACTGCTTCATCTCCAG GCCGACTGAAAAGACgatcttcatcatcttcatgcTTGTGGTTGCCTGTGTCTCTTTGGTCCTCAACCTGCTGGAGATCTACCACCTGGGCTGGAAAAAGGTCAAGCAGGGCGTCACTAATGAGTTTGCACCTGACAGCAAGTCGCTGCGCTTTAGTGGAGATGGGCCTGGAGACGCAGAGACCATTCCTGAGCAAACCTCTCCATCGGTGCTCGACTGTTTGCCAACGTACGCTACTGTGAGCGTCGGGGGCAGAGCAGGAGAAGGAGCCTACAGTCCAACTGAATCCTCCCCCACAGTGATCTCCTTAAACCCTGACATGGCCACCGCTCCTGTGCCTGCTGGATTCAAGACGGATGCACTCCGCCCAGAGGAGTTCCTGCTGGAGGCTTTGCCTGCTTCCTGTTACAGCAATGGTGAGAAAGTGAGCATTGGAAGCCATGGACAGCTGGCAGCAATGGAGCAGAACTGGAGCAACATGACGCTGGAGCTCCAGAGTCTGGATGGAAAaaattcctcctcctcctatccTCCCCCTCTTCCCTCACCCCCCACCTCTgcgtcctcctctcctcaggaGGAGATCCCACCATCTCCAGAGGAGGAGCAACGCTCCACATGTCCCACGCTTCCTCGCAATACTCCTCTTTCAGCCCTCACACCAGAGGAGTCGGCGGTGGACCAGGTCTCCACAGCACCTTGTACGGTCCAGCAGGATGACGTCACCGTGGTAACCAGGGCGGAGATGCATCAGCCTGCTGCAGCTGTAGGAACAGACATCCGGAAGTCAAGTCGGGTCAGCAAGAGCAGTGGTGTCCGAGCTCGCCCTGATGACCTGGCAGTgtag
- the hpxb gene encoding hemopexin, whose product MKLFTRTLILCLALALTNAAPSQPPDLAAEVAALPDRCAGIEFDAITPDEQGNTFFFKGGHLWKGFHGPAQPSNEIFKKLHDIHPLGHVDAAFRMHNAENPDDHDHIYFFVDDKVVRFYDQSLEDGYPKEMTEEFPGVPTHLDAAVECPKTECMTNTVLFFKGQDVYFYDLATKTVKTKTWSHLPQCTSAFRWLEHYYCFHGHNFTRFHPVSGEVTGNYPKDARNYFMKCPNFGHGGDRTVPKCSEVKLDAISTDDTGKTYFFAGSTYMRLDTSRDGLHGFPITRSWKELTNGVDAVFSYIDKIYLMKDDKVYIYKADAHYTLIEGYPKSLKEELGIEGHVDAAFLCPNEHTVHIIQGGRMRDVDLTATPRAITNDVPLPPHLSDIDAGLCGPDGVKVFKGSQFYLYESPKILATGRIIVEPQKITSAMMGCQD is encoded by the exons ATGAAGCTGTTCACCAGAACTCTGATTCTGTGCTTGGCACTTGCTCTCACTAATGCAGCACCTTC GCAGCCACCAGATTTGGCGGCAGAGG TTGCTGCTTTGCCAGATCGATGTGCTGGCATTGAATTTGATGCCATCACTCCTGATGAGCAGGGAAACACTTTCTTCTTCAAAG gTGGCCACCTGTGGAAAGGTTTCCATGGTCCTGCTCAGCCTTCCAACGAAATATTCAAGAAACTACACGACATCCATCCGCTTGGCCATGTTGATGCTGCTTTTCGCATGCACAATGCAGAGAACCCAGATGACCATGATCACATTTATTTCTTCGTG GATGATAAAGTGGTCCGCTTCTATGACCAATCTCTGGAGGATGGGTATCCGAAAGAAATGACGGAGGAGTTCCCAGGAGTCCCCACTCACCTGGATGCTGCCGTGGAGTGTCCCAAAACAGAGTGCATGACCAACACAGTGCTGTTTTTTAAAG GACaagatgtgtatttttatgatcTCGCCACTAAGACAGTGAAAACCAAGACATGGTCCCACCTGCCTCAGTGCACGTCTGCTTTCCGCTGGTTGGAGCACTATTACTGCTTCCACGGGCACAACTTCACCCGCTTCCACCCAGTGTCAGGAGAGGTGACCGGCAACTACCCAAAGGACGCCCGCAATTACTTCATGAAGTGCCCCAACTTTG GTCATGGAGGTGATCGTACAGTCCCGAAATGCAGCGAGGTCAAACTTGATGCCATCTCAACGGACGATACGGGCAAAACTTATTTCTTTGCAG GTTCTACCTACATGCGCCTGGACACCAGTCGTGACGGCCTTCACGGCTTTCCAATAACCAGATCATGGAAAGAACTGACCAACGGAGTGGATGCTGTCTTCTCCTACATTGACAAAATCTACTTAATGAAG GATGATAAGGTTTACATCTATAAAGCAGACGCTCACTACACCCTCATTGAAGGCTACCCTAAAAGCTTGAAGGAGGAACTGGGCATTGAAGGACATGTggatgctgcttttctctgtccCAATGAACACACAGTTCATATCATCCAAG GAGGCAGGATGCGTGACGTTGACCTCACAGCTACTCCCAGAGCCATCACCAACGATGTACCTTTACCTCCACACTTGTCTGATATTGATGCTGGTCTTTGTGGGCCAGATGGAGTGAAAGTGTTCAAGGGCTCCCAGTTTTACCTGTATGAGAGCCCCAAGATACTGGCCACAGGAAGGATAATTGTTGAACCTCAGAAAATCACCTCAGCAATGATGGGATGTCAGGATTGA
- the LOC118470087 gene encoding uncharacterized protein LOC118470087, whose product MLMRSHSERRALPGFSALLTHSIPKHTDVTSPPPPSFTLRESIFTPTSLTSPPPWVTQALSNLEKGEQELQILRERQQAEVEEVNRELDNAVIEAQQEERRLLEKVEQDHREAQRHLSQVKRENAAAARVVQSLVDQQLRKIGQLKEQIQRWGSTAGGANKNQLQRGVAEVTQPWEISLTMKRVNFLPSPQSKSFSLGEVDVREQGMTYPIGVCGVQGQKCALHSGDTAFSNITPLEIRKEPQPNRSRQRYSPEEINKTNSGNMRVVRKLRLSSSTENEEELKSPKSPISRRRGVSESSQDEEVESLCSDTQGQDLFLAIPPVSSQGESEGDDSDSRQTGTKRRSSVKGKRKQKALVLVSCEEPSCPPEEPDDRSSDVGASPKTRRKGSLTRRSVVDLSTKHHVLSKQSLSKKKTSNQSSMDSGSPPSPVDSEDSCYTYTVNTPVNGSVKQEHCRSMSTADLSSKLHPLINGDKTDCKGIRKVNRMRLASEPSTFEQGQGNGTESDKNTISSDERQSRSQTRVTQELSLNRLSRSLSMSAIEGDKVHQVNEPEQYNKDKKVLSALGELEEEGGSTALDSAYLVKQFGKQGSGRTDFNLPSGVYATVRGQLFVVDCGNARIQVTDLQKNVVQQVSPLGSERSSRICNYFDVAVNSKGLIALTCAAERAVLVFSRHGRLLQTFGGTLIGSTNEELDAPRGVTVTRQDEFLVADIKRGSLTSLKLDPKTGARLERTVVTGYHRPYLVAACLTTGLMAVSERGNETGRVPCIRVLEPGWNTIRILGVCSGLGPVLTCPWGLCIDSDGDVLVADWGKQQHRVLIYPSKGVGWPLVTDNLSSPRGLALLPDGHVVVSDSMNHCIKIYHYK is encoded by the coding sequence ATGTTAATGAGGTCTCACTCAGAAAGGAGAGCCCTCCCTGGGTTCTCAGCCCTGTTGACACACAGCATaccaaaacacacagatgtgacctccccacctcctccatcctttACCCTAAGAGAGTCCATCTTTACACCCACATCTCTTACTTCACCCCCTCCATGGGTGACTCAGGCTCTTTCCAATCTGGAGAAAGGCGAACAAGAGCTGCAGATCCTCAGGGAGCGACAGCAGGCCGAAGTGGAGGAGGTGAACCGCGAATTGGACAACGCTGTGATTGAAGCTCAGCAGGAGGAGCGTCGCCTTCTTGAAAAGGTCGAGCAGGACCACAGAGAAGCCCAGCGACACCTTAGTCAAGTGAAGAGGGAGAACGCTGCAGCAGCAAGAGTTGTGCAGTCACTTGTTGACCAGCAGCTTCGAAAAATTGGACAACTGAAGGAACAGATACAAAGATGGGGCAGTACCGCTGGTGGAGCCAACAAAAATCAACTACAAAGAGGGGTGGCAGAGGTCACCCAACCATGGGAAATCTCTTTAACAATGAAAAGGGTCAATTTCTTACCAAGCCCCCAGTCGAAGAGCTTTAGCTTAGGGGAAGTTGATGTCCGTGAGCAAGGTATGACCTATCCCATTGGTGTCTGTGGTGTCCAGGGACAGAAGTGTGCCTTGCATTCAGGGGATACAGCATTTTCAAACATTACCCCTCTTGAAATTAGAAAAGAACCTCAACCAAACAGAAGCAGGCAAAGGTACAGTCCAGAGGAGATCAACAAGACTAACAGTGGGAACATGCGTGTTGTTCGGAAACTACGTCTGTCAAGCTCTACAGAGAATGAGGAAGAGCTCAAATCACCTAAGTCTCCCATATCAAGACGTCGTGGTGTATCTGAGTCCTCCCAAGATGAGGAAGTAGAGTCTTTGTGTTCAGACACCCAGGGGCAAGACCTTTTCCTTGCCATCCCACCAGTCTCCAGTCAAGGAGAATCTGAAGGCGATGACTCTGACAGCAGACAAACTGGAACAAAGAGGCGCAGCTCAGTAAAAGGTAAAAGAAAGCAAAAGGCACTTGTTTTGGTCTCATGTGAAGAACCTTCCTGCCCACCTGAAGAACCTGATGACAGAAGCAGTGATGTGGGAGCATCTCCAAAGACAAGACGCAAAGGTTCACTGACCAGGCGCAGTGTTGTAGATCTTTCCACAAAACATCATGTGCTTTCAAAACAAAGCCTTTCCAAGAAAAAGACCTCAAACCAGTCATCCATGGACAGTGGAAGCCCTCCATCCCCAGTGGACAGTGAGGATTCCTGCTATACATACACTGTCAATACTCCCGTAAATGGATCTGTCAAGCAAGAGCACTGTCGCTCAATGTCCACAGCTGACCTCTCTAGTAAACTACACCCTTTAATTAATGGTGACAAGACGGACTGCAAAGGAATCAGAAAGGTCAACAGAATGCGTCTTGCTTCGGAACCTTCAACTTTTGAGCAAGGCCAAGGAAATGGCACAGAATCTGACAAGAACACCATAAGCTCTGATGAAAGACAGTCAAGATCTCAGACTCGTGTTACACAGGAATTGAGTTTAAACCGTTTGAGCAGATCTCTTTCCATGTCAGCCATTGAAGGTGATAAAGTACATCAAGTTAATGAACCAGAACAATACAACAAGGACAAGAAAGTTTTGTCAGCTTTGGGGGAACTAGAGGAAGAGGGTGGTTCAACTGCACTTGATTCAGCTTATCTGGTTAAACAGTTTGGAAAACAAGGATCTGGCCGCACTGACTTCAACCTGCCAAGCGGGGTCTATGCAACTGTAAGGGGGCAGCTCTTTGTGGTGGATTGTGGTAATGCCCGAATTCAAGTGACAGATCTCCAAAAGAATGTTGTTCAGCAGGTGTCTCCTTTGGGATCAGAGAGGTCTTCCCGTATCTGCAACTATTTTGATGTGGCTGTGAACTCAAAGGGCCTCATCGCCCTGACCTGTGCTGCTGAACGAGCTGTGTTAGTGTTCAGCCGTCATGGACGCCTCCTGCAGACATTTGGAGGCACATTGATAGGTTCCACCAATGAAGAGCTGGATGCTCCCAGAGGGGTCACTGTTACCCGTCAAGATGAGTTCCTGGTGGCTGACATCAAACGTGGAAGCTTAACTTCCCTAAAACTGGACCCTAAAACTGGGGCCAGGTTAGAGCGCACAGTGGTGACCGGGTACCACAGGCCCTACTTGGTGGCCGCTTGTCTCACCACTGGACTCATGGCAGTATCAGAACGAGGCAACGAAACTGGGCGAGTCCCATGCATCCGTGTCCTGGAGCCTGGCTGGAACACAATCCGAATCCTGGGAGTGTGCTCCGGGTTGGGGCCCGTCCTGACCTGCCCTTGGGGCCTCTGTATCGACAGCGATGGGGACGTGCTGGTGGCAGACTGGGGGAAGCAGCAACACCGTGTTCTTATCTACCCATCCAAGGGCGTTGGCTGGCCTCTGGTGACCGACAACCTGAGTAGCCCGAGGGGTCTGGCACTTCTGCCTGATGGCCACGTCGTGGTGTCAGACAGCATGAATCACTGCATCAAGATCTACCATTACAAGTGA